The following proteins are co-located in the Terriglobales bacterium genome:
- the murA gene encoding UDP-N-acetylglucosamine 1-carboxyvinyltransferase, whose amino-acid sequence MDKFVIRGGNPLVGTVRVSGAKNAALPAMAAAILTEEPVILEGIPDVRDIQTERRLLESMGAEVELGYGRAHHRTSICCRNLSNPEAKYELVKTMRASTLVLGPLVARMGVARVSLPGGCAIGARPIDLHIKGLEKMGAQITQEHGYIEAKTDRLKGAHIVFEKITVTGTEDLLMAATLADGETVMENCAREPEVADLAALLNKMGARIEGAGTSTIHVKGVEKLGGAKHRIIPDRIEAGTFVVAGAITGGDLIVAGCDPTHMSALLAKLQECGVKIRTSEDSVRVQADGNLAGADMVTEEHPGFPTDMQAQYMALATQAEGTSIVTENIFENRFMHAQELVRMGANIKIEGRRAIVRGKTPLSAAAVLASDLRASASLVLAALVADGETIIDRVYHIDRGYERIEEKLRGVGAQMKRIGEMLPKKNGQLTGATA is encoded by the coding sequence TGCGTGTTAGCGGCGCAAAGAACGCGGCACTGCCCGCCATGGCAGCTGCCATCCTCACTGAAGAACCAGTCATTCTCGAAGGCATCCCCGACGTTCGCGACATCCAAACCGAGCGCAGGCTGCTCGAATCGATGGGCGCCGAAGTCGAGCTCGGATACGGCCGCGCACACCATCGCACTAGCATCTGCTGCCGGAACTTGAGCAACCCGGAAGCCAAGTACGAACTCGTGAAAACGATGCGTGCCTCTACCCTCGTGCTCGGACCCCTCGTTGCGCGCATGGGAGTTGCAAGAGTGTCTCTGCCCGGCGGCTGCGCAATCGGCGCACGTCCAATCGACCTCCACATCAAGGGTCTCGAGAAGATGGGCGCGCAGATCACTCAGGAACACGGCTACATCGAAGCCAAGACCGATCGCCTCAAGGGCGCTCACATCGTCTTTGAAAAGATCACCGTCACCGGTACGGAGGATTTGCTCATGGCGGCGACTCTCGCCGACGGTGAGACCGTGATGGAGAATTGCGCTCGAGAACCCGAAGTCGCCGACCTCGCCGCTTTATTGAACAAGATGGGTGCCAGAATTGAAGGCGCCGGAACATCGACGATCCACGTCAAAGGCGTGGAGAAGCTAGGCGGAGCAAAGCACCGCATCATTCCCGACCGCATCGAGGCAGGGACTTTTGTTGTGGCGGGTGCAATCACCGGAGGCGACCTGATTGTCGCCGGATGCGATCCCACTCACATGAGCGCGCTCCTGGCAAAACTTCAGGAGTGTGGAGTCAAGATCAGAACCAGCGAAGACTCCGTTCGCGTGCAGGCCGATGGCAACCTAGCCGGCGCCGACATGGTTACCGAGGAACATCCAGGATTCCCGACCGATATGCAGGCGCAATACATGGCTCTTGCCACGCAGGCAGAGGGAACCTCGATCGTGACCGAGAACATCTTCGAGAATCGCTTCATGCACGCCCAAGAGCTCGTGCGCATGGGAGCAAATATCAAGATCGAAGGACGCCGAGCTATTGTCCGTGGAAAAACTCCCCTAAGCGCTGCCGCGGTGCTTGCTTCCGATTTGCGAGCATCGGCTTCTTTGGTCCTCGCCGCCCTTGTAGCTGACGGAGAGACAATCATCGATCGCGTTTACCACATCGACCGCGGATATGAGCGTATCGAAGAAAAACTGCGCGGTGTCGGCGCACAAATGAAACGCATCGGTGAGATGCTGCCAAAAAAGAATGGACAGCTGACAGGAGCAACGGCATAA
- a CDS encoding DUF2252 domain-containing protein, translating into MHKLGAVALTPGERFARGKEYRKRVRRADHGEWKASKTRRDVVQMLLVSARGRLRDLMPIKMARMAASHFGFFRGAASIMAADLASIPHCGLEAQICGDAHVRNLGAYAAPDGHLVFDINDFDETVHGPFEWDLKRLSTSLILAGQQSGHEKKTCKDAVRLFIKSYCAAMLRFSEMTVLDLTKFQLHVKVGPVQAVLRKAERSTPEHNLERLTLRSGGKHKFKDERPLLAPVRSQVARQVIAALALYQQTLSPERQQFLSCYHPVDVAFKVVGTGSVGTRDYVVLCFGNGERDPLFLQVKEEAPSCYARYLSPSQAFINEGKRVAEGQRRMQAYSDPFLGWTSMGGRDYLVRQLSDHKATIDDSQMQGNGLTEYAKVCGEVLAKGHARSGDPMQLAGYCGAGNKLDDAMAEFADRYGEQTVRDFEALKKAIKTGKIRISTEVKG; encoded by the coding sequence ATGCACAAGCTCGGCGCGGTTGCACTTACACCCGGAGAACGCTTTGCCAGGGGCAAAGAGTACCGCAAGAGGGTACGCCGTGCGGATCACGGTGAGTGGAAAGCCTCCAAGACCCGGCGCGACGTCGTACAAATGTTGCTTGTAAGTGCGCGTGGGCGCCTGCGCGATCTCATGCCGATCAAGATGGCGCGTATGGCGGCATCGCACTTCGGGTTCTTTCGCGGCGCCGCTTCAATCATGGCAGCTGACCTGGCCTCAATTCCGCATTGTGGCTTGGAAGCGCAGATCTGCGGCGACGCCCACGTTCGAAACCTCGGTGCCTACGCCGCGCCCGACGGCCACCTGGTCTTCGACATCAACGACTTCGACGAGACCGTGCACGGGCCGTTCGAGTGGGACTTGAAGCGGCTGTCGACCAGCCTGATTCTCGCCGGACAGCAGTCGGGTCACGAGAAGAAGACATGCAAAGACGCGGTGCGACTTTTCATCAAGTCGTACTGCGCCGCGATGTTGCGATTTTCGGAAATGACGGTCCTTGACCTCACAAAATTCCAGTTGCACGTGAAGGTTGGACCCGTGCAGGCGGTGCTGCGCAAGGCCGAACGTTCTACTCCGGAGCACAATCTGGAAAGGCTAACATTGCGATCTGGAGGAAAGCATAAGTTTAAGGACGAGCGTCCGTTGCTCGCACCTGTGCGTTCACAGGTCGCCCGGCAGGTGATCGCGGCCCTTGCGCTCTATCAGCAAACGCTCTCACCAGAACGTCAGCAATTTCTTTCCTGCTATCACCCGGTGGATGTCGCTTTCAAAGTTGTTGGCACCGGGAGCGTGGGAACGCGCGATTACGTCGTTCTATGCTTCGGCAATGGCGAGCGCGATCCGCTATTCCTGCAGGTCAAAGAAGAGGCTCCGTCTTGCTACGCACGCTACCTCTCCCCATCACAAGCCTTCATCAATGAGGGAAAGCGTGTGGCGGAAGGGCAACGACGCATGCAAGCCTATTCCGATCCATTCTTGGGATGGACGTCGATGGGTGGTCGCGATTACCTGGTGCGACAGCTAAGCGATCACAAGGCGACTATTGATGACAGCCAGATGCAAGGGAATGGCTTGACGGAGTACGCGAAAGTGTGTGGGGAAGTGCTAGCAAAAGGACATGCGCGCTCTGGTGATCCTATGCAACTTGCCGGTTACTGCGGAGCGGGCAACAAACTCGACGATGCCATGGCTGAGTTCGCCGATCGTTATGGTGAACAGACAGTGCGCGACTTTGAAGCGCTGAAGAAAGCGATCAAGACGGGGAAGATCAGAATTTCAACAGAAGTCAAAGGCTGA
- a CDS encoding EamA family transporter — protein sequence MPSLTRKHYFAYALICLIWGSTWGAIRLLVRDVPPIRAAAIRFFLAAIILLGIALVRARTLSLSSREWRALLILGITMMGLPYGLLFWAEYRISSSMTAVLFSTCPLFVALFTPLMTRTHVPRRAVFAMLLGLGAMATLFYTELSVSRYLLLGGGAVIGAVISSSWASVFAKREIGNVSPLLGTAVQFCVGAVVLCIASLMAERGRGSDWNSTSILALVFLTIFGSVITFSVYYWLLGKMQAYQLSTINLVVPIVAMAEGALLLRERLPVLMIAAAVLVLVSVATVLRAEDESQITLRVDVDAGLTEGRADAER from the coding sequence ATGCCTAGTCTGACGCGCAAACACTATTTCGCCTACGCCCTGATTTGCCTCATCTGGGGCAGCACATGGGGCGCGATTCGACTGCTCGTACGCGATGTTCCGCCCATACGTGCAGCGGCAATCCGATTCTTTCTGGCTGCAATCATCTTGCTCGGGATCGCACTGGTGCGAGCTAGGACCCTGAGTCTCAGCTCAAGGGAATGGCGTGCACTCCTGATCCTCGGAATCACGATGATGGGCTTGCCTTACGGACTGCTCTTCTGGGCCGAGTATCGCATCAGCTCATCGATGACAGCGGTACTTTTCTCCACGTGTCCGCTCTTCGTTGCACTGTTTACTCCGCTAATGACTCGCACGCACGTGCCACGGCGTGCAGTGTTCGCCATGTTGCTCGGGTTGGGAGCCATGGCAACGCTGTTTTATACGGAGCTCTCGGTCTCGCGGTATCTGCTGCTTGGAGGTGGAGCTGTGATTGGGGCAGTCATCAGCAGCTCGTGGGCTTCGGTGTTCGCCAAACGTGAGATCGGCAATGTAAGTCCTCTGCTGGGAACGGCGGTGCAATTCTGCGTCGGAGCTGTTGTGTTGTGTATCGCGAGTCTTATGGCGGAGCGCGGCCGTGGGTCAGACTGGAATTCGACCAGCATCCTTGCGCTTGTGTTCCTGACCATCTTCGGCTCGGTAATCACGTTCTCCGTCTATTACTGGCTGTTGGGAAAAATGCAGGCGTATCAGCTTTCGACTATCAATCTGGTTGTACCCATAGTCGCGATGGCGGAAGGAGCGCTACTACTCCGAGAACGTCTGCCGGTGTTGATGATTGCTGCGGCAGTATTGGTGTTGGTGTCAGTCGCGACGGTGCTGCGCGCTGAAGATGAGTCCCAAATAACGCTGAGAGTTGATGTGGACGCTGGTCTAACCGAAGGTCGGGCGGACGCAGAGCGTTGA
- the pnp gene encoding polyribonucleotide nucleotidyltransferase, with translation MKQDAAVELAGGKRLEFETGRLAKQAPGAAVVRIGDNVVLATAVAAPEPREGQDFFPLTVDYREYTYAGGRIPGGFIKREGRPSEREILTARQIDRPIRPLFPENFKNETQVIVLVLSADTENDPDVAAINAASCAITLSDVPFAGPVGAVRVGIVNGEMVINPSYAERRESQLNIMVVGTKDGIVMIESGANEVTEDKVVDAIEFAHVEIKKIVSAITDLASRAGKPKRQIAPPEFDEKYFRELKSKIGDRLSDALDTKKYPKIESYTKVAEIKKELKSKLPEGDEAAAEKLEHYFEVLRERLFREQVTKDRIRPDRRKFDEIRNITIETSVLPRTHGSAIFTRGETQALVTTTLGTSDDVQRLENFEGEKKKNFMLHYNFPPFSVGETGRMTGVGRREVGHGALAERAVTAVLPDEAVWPYTMRVVSDILESNGSSSMASVCGATLSLMDAGVPIKAPVAGVAMGLVKEGDDYAILTDIAGAEDHYGDMDFKVAGTQQGITALQMDIKIPGITGQIMREALEQARQGRLFILGKMHEALPESRSAVSKFAPRIQTLQIPVDKIRDLIGPGGKVIRGIVEQTGVKIDVEDSGKVNVASSDEAMMSKALQIIGDITATPEVGKTYLGKVVRLADFGAFVEIFPGTDGLLHISEIAEHRIKDVRDELHEGDQILVKVLAIEGNRIKLSRKAILREQRAKMGAQAGGVAGPDGDGAGPHPEPPSPNGGESITIEGGADFTEGDDEPNFNRAEGEPAHAAPGGERQGGRREGGGRPPGGGRGRRHHGRGGRGGDRNRGGGGGGRH, from the coding sequence ATGAAGCAAGACGCAGCCGTTGAACTCGCAGGCGGTAAGCGACTCGAATTTGAAACTGGCCGTTTAGCCAAACAAGCTCCCGGTGCTGCTGTAGTCAGAATCGGGGACAACGTTGTGCTCGCCACGGCCGTAGCGGCTCCCGAGCCTCGCGAAGGACAAGACTTCTTCCCCCTGACCGTCGACTACCGCGAATACACGTATGCCGGTGGACGTATTCCTGGCGGGTTTATCAAGCGAGAAGGGCGTCCCAGCGAACGCGAAATTCTCACCGCCCGCCAAATTGATCGTCCGATCCGTCCGCTCTTTCCAGAAAATTTCAAAAATGAAACGCAGGTGATTGTGCTGGTGCTCTCGGCCGACACCGAGAACGATCCTGACGTGGCCGCGATCAATGCAGCGTCTTGTGCGATTACGTTGTCCGATGTTCCATTTGCCGGACCGGTAGGCGCAGTTCGCGTTGGAATCGTGAATGGTGAGATGGTGATCAACCCTAGTTACGCGGAACGACGCGAGAGCCAGCTCAACATCATGGTGGTCGGAACAAAAGACGGCATTGTGATGATTGAGTCTGGAGCGAATGAAGTTACCGAAGACAAAGTGGTAGATGCGATCGAGTTTGCCCACGTCGAAATCAAGAAGATCGTTTCGGCGATCACGGACTTGGCTTCGCGAGCAGGCAAGCCGAAGCGTCAGATCGCTCCGCCGGAGTTCGACGAGAAGTACTTCCGCGAGCTCAAGTCGAAGATAGGCGACCGCCTGAGCGATGCGCTCGACACCAAGAAGTATCCGAAGATCGAGAGCTATACGAAGGTCGCGGAGATCAAGAAAGAGCTCAAGTCGAAGCTGCCGGAAGGCGATGAAGCTGCCGCGGAAAAACTTGAGCACTACTTCGAAGTGTTGCGCGAGCGGCTCTTCCGCGAGCAGGTGACCAAGGATCGCATCCGTCCCGATCGCCGTAAGTTCGACGAGATCCGCAACATCACCATCGAAACCAGTGTGCTTCCGCGCACTCACGGTTCCGCCATCTTTACCCGTGGCGAAACTCAAGCGCTGGTGACAACCACTTTGGGAACTTCCGACGACGTTCAGCGGCTGGAGAACTTTGAAGGTGAGAAGAAAAAGAACTTCATGCTGCACTACAACTTCCCACCATTCTCGGTTGGTGAGACCGGACGCATGACGGGAGTGGGACGTCGAGAGGTTGGTCACGGTGCCCTGGCAGAACGAGCGGTGACCGCGGTGTTGCCGGATGAAGCCGTATGGCCTTACACGATGCGTGTTGTCTCCGACATTCTCGAGTCGAATGGCTCCTCCTCAATGGCATCGGTTTGCGGCGCGACCCTATCGCTCATGGACGCCGGAGTGCCCATCAAGGCCCCGGTCGCGGGTGTAGCGATGGGTCTGGTGAAGGAGGGCGACGACTACGCCATCCTGACGGACATCGCAGGCGCTGAAGATCACTACGGCGACATGGACTTCAAGGTCGCAGGGACCCAGCAGGGAATCACGGCGCTGCAGATGGATATCAAGATTCCCGGCATTACCGGGCAGATCATGCGTGAGGCTCTCGAGCAAGCGCGTCAGGGACGGCTGTTTATCCTCGGCAAAATGCATGAGGCGCTCCCAGAGTCGCGCAGCGCGGTGTCGAAGTTCGCACCACGCATCCAGACGCTGCAGATTCCGGTGGACAAGATTCGTGACCTGATCGGTCCCGGAGGCAAGGTAATCCGCGGAATCGTCGAGCAGACCGGTGTGAAGATTGACGTTGAGGATTCTGGAAAGGTCAATGTCGCTTCCAGCGATGAAGCGATGATGAGCAAAGCTCTCCAGATCATCGGAGACATTACGGCAACTCCCGAAGTGGGAAAGACCTACCTTGGGAAGGTCGTCCGCCTCGCCGATTTCGGCGCGTTTGTCGAAATCTTCCCGGGGACGGACGGGTTATTGCACATCAGCGAAATCGCCGAACATCGCATCAAGGACGTACGCGACGAGCTGCATGAAGGCGATCAAATCCTGGTGAAGGTGCTGGCTATCGAAGGCAATCGCATCAAGCTGTCCCGCAAGGCAATCTTGCGAGAACAGCGCGCCAAGATGGGAGCTCAAGCAGGCGGAGTAGCCGGTCCTGACGGCGATGGAGCCGGACCCCATCCTGAGCCACCCAGTCCCAATGGAGGCGAAAGCATCACCATCGAGGGAGGCGCTGACTTTACCGAAGGCGACGATGAGCCTAACTTCAATCGCGCAGAAGGCGAGCCAGCGCATGCGGCCCCGGGAGGCGAGCGCCAGGGAGGACGTCGTGAAGGTGGTGGCCGTCCTCCGGGCGGTGGCCGAGGCCGTCGGCATCATGGACGCGGCGGACGCGGTGGTGATCGCAACCGCGGCGGCGGTGGTGGTGGAAGGCACTGA
- the rpsO gene encoding 30S ribosomal protein S15, translating to MLARERKQDVITRFRTHDNDTGSPEVQIAVLSERIGELTDHFKTHKKDHASRRGLLMMVSKRRRLLDYLKNYDSERYKDVIQKLGIRK from the coding sequence GTGTTAGCTAGAGAGCGTAAACAAGACGTCATTACCCGGTTCCGCACCCACGATAACGATACCGGCAGCCCCGAGGTTCAGATCGCGGTGCTTAGCGAACGGATCGGTGAATTGACGGATCATTTTAAGACACACAAGAAGGATCACGCCTCCCGCCGCGGTCTCCTGATGATGGTCAGCAAGCGTCGCCGCCTGCTCGACTACCTCAAGAACTACGATTCCGAGCGTTATAAGGACGTAATCCAGAAACTCGGCATTCGCAAGTAA
- a CDS encoding MFS transporter, which yields MPNPFAFLAEANSGQRRTLLAAALGWMLDAFDVMLYSLVVAYIMRDLHMSKQTAGLLNTLTLLASGIGGVLFGFIADRIGRTRALMLSILTYSVCSFACGLATSILVLACLRFLLGLGMGGEWNTGATLVAETWPTHLRARALAMVQSSWAIGYALAAVVAGLMLQRTTWRFVFFVGVLPALVTLWIQKGVPESELWKERQTSTRSVTAGSPIRFVDLFGRQYRRKTITLLLMNMFGMFGWWGLFTWIPPYLSLPIEQGGRGFGALNTTGLLVFLNLVGMAPGYFTFGWVADRLGRRPSVILYTLLAAAFVPLYAAAREPAALLLLGAIVAFFGTGFFSGSGIIGSELFPTSVRARALGFTYNGARAMSSIAPFTIGRIGQQHGLDSAFYVCAAAFLLSALTAIFIPETRGTELT from the coding sequence ATGCCCAATCCCTTCGCGTTTCTAGCGGAAGCAAACTCCGGACAACGCCGAACCCTTCTTGCCGCCGCGCTTGGCTGGATGCTGGACGCATTCGACGTAATGCTTTATTCGCTGGTGGTCGCCTACATCATGCGCGATCTGCACATGAGCAAGCAGACTGCAGGGCTGCTGAACACCTTGACGCTGCTGGCTTCCGGCATCGGCGGCGTCCTATTTGGCTTTATCGCCGACCGCATCGGGCGCACACGTGCCCTTATGCTGAGCATCCTCACGTATTCGGTTTGCTCCTTTGCCTGCGGCTTGGCAACTTCAATCTTGGTTCTGGCTTGCCTGCGCTTCCTGCTCGGACTTGGAATGGGAGGAGAGTGGAATACCGGAGCAACGTTAGTGGCCGAGACATGGCCAACTCATCTCCGCGCTCGCGCGCTTGCCATGGTGCAGAGCTCGTGGGCGATCGGATACGCGCTGGCTGCCGTGGTAGCAGGTCTGATGCTGCAACGCACAACCTGGCGGTTCGTATTTTTTGTCGGTGTACTGCCGGCGCTCGTCACATTGTGGATACAGAAAGGCGTTCCCGAATCGGAACTTTGGAAAGAGCGGCAAACTAGCACTCGGTCGGTGACCGCGGGTTCACCGATTCGCTTCGTCGATCTATTCGGCCGGCAATATCGAAGGAAAACTATAACGCTGCTCTTGATGAATATGTTCGGAATGTTCGGCTGGTGGGGACTGTTTACCTGGATTCCGCCCTATCTTTCATTGCCTATCGAGCAAGGCGGTCGTGGATTTGGTGCGCTGAATACCACGGGATTGCTGGTCTTCCTCAATCTGGTGGGAATGGCTCCTGGCTACTTTACTTTCGGCTGGGTAGCAGATCGTCTTGGGCGACGTCCATCCGTGATCCTGTACACGCTGCTCGCCGCTGCTTTCGTTCCGCTTTACGCGGCGGCGCGAGAGCCCGCGGCGCTACTCCTGCTAGGCGCAATCGTGGCATTTTTTGGCACTGGCTTCTTTTCCGGATCGGGAATTATTGGCAGCGAGCTGTTTCCCACCAGCGTTCGCGCACGTGCGCTAGGGTTTACTTACAACGGGGCGCGTGCAATGAGTTCAATTGCGCCCTTCACTATCGGAAGGATCGGTCAGCAGCACGGGCTTGATTCTGCGTTTTATGTTTGTGCGGCGGCATTCCTTCTGTCTGCTTTGACTGCAATCTTCATCCCTGAAACCCGCGGAACGGAGCTGACGTGA
- a CDS encoding CBS domain-containing protein — protein sequence MGDQSGQQTVVKSKFRVRDYMTSTVTTLTVDACLLDAAMLIRRTGKRHVPVVSADGKAVGIISDRDVSRLAPSVLSHLSSDEYNKIFEGTSVTQAMTRDPVTIHPDAPVQQAVHIMVTKKFSSVLVAESDGKLVGIITVTDLLSLLDRVLATADHV from the coding sequence ATGGGTGATCAAAGCGGCCAGCAGACTGTGGTGAAGAGCAAGTTTCGCGTGCGCGACTACATGACCAGTACAGTGACTACCCTGACGGTCGACGCATGCCTGTTGGATGCTGCGATGCTGATTCGCCGTACCGGCAAACGCCATGTGCCGGTGGTCTCGGCCGACGGAAAAGCGGTTGGCATCATTAGCGATCGCGATGTTTCGCGGCTTGCTCCCTCGGTTCTCTCTCACCTCAGCTCGGATGAATACAACAAGATCTTCGAGGGCACCTCGGTGACGCAGGCGATGACGAGGGATCCGGTCACAATTCATCCCGACGCGCCTGTACAGCAGGCAGTTCACATCATGGTAACGAAAAAGTTTTCGTCGGTGCTGGTCGCGGAATCTGATGGAAAGCTGGTCGGGATTATCACCGTCACCGATCTGCTCTCGTTGCTCGACCGGGTGCTAGCGACCGCTGATCACGTGTGA
- a CDS encoding M48 family metallopeptidase, translating into MKHLGKWMLAGILASTLSVLPAAARSNDNPKDDPKDPASQPVPTLENVKKGSLDDVSAIGNRDIGNKGLGNWYSIEKEVSMGKQYAQQVEQSAKLVTDPVVNEYVNRIGQNLVRHSDAKVPFTIKVIDDDQINAFALPGGFFYVNTGTILAADDESELAGVMAHEIAHVCARHAMRQMTRANWANFATIPLIFIGGGIGYAAYEAAGIGIPLTFMKFSRGFESQADYLGTQYLYASGYDPQSMVDFFEKIEATEKKKPGALAKAFASHPPTPDRVEHTQQEIAKILPPKDQYVVTTSEFDQVKARLAALENRRKVIEDKDENKPSLRRASNKTDKDGKSTDDDRPTLHRRDNND; encoded by the coding sequence ATGAAACACCTGGGAAAGTGGATGCTGGCTGGAATTCTTGCGAGCACGCTGTCGGTTCTTCCGGCTGCTGCTCGGTCGAACGACAATCCCAAGGACGATCCTAAAGATCCGGCATCTCAGCCGGTTCCGACCCTTGAGAACGTGAAGAAGGGTAGCCTTGACGACGTGAGTGCGATCGGCAATCGAGACATTGGCAATAAGGGCTTGGGCAATTGGTACTCGATCGAGAAGGAAGTTTCCATGGGCAAGCAATATGCCCAGCAGGTCGAGCAGAGTGCCAAATTGGTCACCGATCCGGTGGTGAACGAGTACGTCAACCGCATTGGGCAGAATCTGGTCCGCCACTCCGATGCCAAGGTGCCATTCACGATCAAGGTGATCGACGACGACCAAATCAACGCCTTTGCGCTTCCCGGAGGCTTCTTCTACGTCAATACGGGAACTATTCTGGCCGCCGATGACGAGTCAGAGCTGGCTGGAGTTATGGCCCATGAAATTGCTCACGTTTGCGCTCGTCACGCGATGCGCCAGATGACGCGGGCGAATTGGGCGAATTTCGCCACCATTCCTTTGATCTTTATTGGCGGTGGAATCGGTTACGCAGCATATGAGGCTGCCGGAATCGGCATTCCGCTTACCTTCATGAAGTTCTCGCGCGGGTTCGAGTCGCAGGCTGACTACCTGGGAACGCAGTACTTGTATGCCAGCGGCTACGATCCGCAGTCGATGGTGGACTTCTTCGAAAAGATTGAAGCCACGGAGAAGAAGAAGCCCGGTGCACTGGCAAAGGCCTTTGCCTCCCATCCACCGACTCCCGACCGCGTAGAGCACACGCAGCAGGAGATTGCCAAGATTCTGCCCCCGAAAGATCAGTACGTTGTGACCACCTCGGAGTTCGATCAGGTGAAGGCTAGATTGGCGGCCCTCGAGAACCGTCGCAAGGTGATCGAAGATAAGGACGAGAACAAGCCCTCGCTGCGTCGCGCCTCGAACAAGACGGATAAAGACGGGAAGTCGACCGACGACGATCGTCCCACGCTGCATCGTCGCGATAACAACGATTAG
- a CDS encoding PIN domain-containing protein: MGLLLDSSVLIAAKRQGQNARRMLATISGQAANTDIALSVVTLIELAHGAARADTAQRKAKREQFIQELLTALPIHPVTVPIAIRAGQIDGESQAKGVRLPISDLLIGITALELGYSLATANLRHFRMIPGLTVVQL, translated from the coding sequence ATGGGACTGCTCCTCGATTCCAGTGTGCTGATCGCCGCCAAACGTCAGGGGCAGAATGCGCGGAGAATGCTGGCCACCATCTCCGGTCAGGCAGCAAATACGGACATCGCTCTCTCAGTCGTGACGCTAATCGAACTGGCTCATGGTGCAGCTCGAGCCGACACAGCCCAGCGCAAGGCCAAACGCGAGCAGTTCATCCAAGAACTCCTCACGGCCTTGCCAATTCATCCAGTGACCGTGCCGATTGCAATTCGTGCCGGACAGATCGATGGCGAGAGCCAGGCGAAAGGAGTTCGTCTCCCAATCTCCGATCTGTTGATCGGCATTACCGCCCTGGAGCTGGGCTACAGTTTGGCCACTGCGAACCTCCGCCACTTCCGGATGATCCCGGGCCTCACGGTCGTGCAACTCTAG